One Archocentrus centrarchus isolate MPI-CPG fArcCen1 unplaced genomic scaffold, fArcCen1 scaffold_48_ctg1, whole genome shotgun sequence genomic window, ttgggcaagatactgaatcaatttgctctctgacgcaagtgttggagtatgaacgtgtgtgaatgttagacaataaaagcacttagcttagttacatatggaagtgcttgtatgaacaGGTGACTGTAAACATGTAGTAtaaacactttgagtgctcagatagagtagaaaagtgttatagTTACATGATGTTCCATCTGCATCACCTGCTCAGGGCCCTGCAAGACAATCAGCAATTGttgctggtgtctctagcttcatgtTTCTCAGAACCAATAACCAGAGCTTGTTCCTCAGCAGcaaatatacaaattaaaactcatatTTGCAAATCAATacttatgtttttttaaattgattagAAGATTCAATAAACACtccattgtttaaaaaaaagggaagttCTGGCAATAATTTCATGGTTCAGGCTGTGACTTACTTTACATAGTGGGTTTTTGGACATGAATATTACACATTGTTTGTAatttcaattattttattttttcaagagGGAAAATATAGATTAATGTATAAACAAATGAGTACATTGCTATATGAAGGTTATTAATGCTGCAAACAATTACAATTACATAttgcaaaaacagtttgttcccatttctttagttgatttgatgaaaattaccagaatatttatttattttcctactTAAAAATAGGTTATACTTTACAGTGTGTTGCCTACTGTTATTTACCCTGCAGGAAACAACATGATAAGCACATATGCAGTATGGTGAAGCATCTAACATGGCACACCTCAGCATACCCACGTTTGCACAGCATTATTTAGCAGTCTGCCTTAATAACAGCTGGTTCCCTTATCACAGTTTTTTTAGTCAAAGCAAAGTGTTTGGTTAAGGCGGTTTGGGGCTCAAGCCGCCCCGGAGCAAGAAATGTCACCGCTGCGCTCCGCCACGGTGCCCGGTACACCCCCACGCTGAGCCCGCGGGCTGCACACGGCTGACAGAGAAGGTTCACTCCAATAAACGAGCACGCGTCACATGCTGAGTAGACTCCTGTGTGACTGTGACTCAGATTCCCAGCTAACACAGTCCTCGATGAATTACACTGTATGTGTGCTGCGTGTCCTGTAGGGACCAGGAAACGGAAGTTTGACAAGACGCGCTGGAGAGTGATGTCACTCACGGAAGTGAAAGTAAAAGTCCAGCGCTTCTGAGTTCGGACGGGTCCTCCGTGTTTCAGGTTCAGTCTGTGTCAAAAACATGgagtgtttccagtttaacaaGGTTTTGTTAGAGATTTCTAACGAGTTATCCTCTAGTCAGCTGGAGCAACTGAAGTTTCTGCTTCGAGACAAAAACTTCGGGAAAAAAGTTCTGGAAAATATCGACAATGGCCTGAAACTGTTTGAGCTGATGAAGGAGAGAAATTACCTGGCAGCCGATAAAACGGAACTTCTCTTAAACCTTCTGAAAGATATTAAGCGACAAGATCTCGCTGAAAAGATAAACAACTTTATAATTCAGCCTGATCCCAACTATGGCCTTGACGAGGCGGAGGAAGGTAGGTCAGAGTACGATAAGAACAGGGTGTTGTCTGTaagaagacaacaacaacaacaacaagaataaTGCATATCTGAGAAGGTACTACAGTATGGTGTATACTATACTACAGTACTGTGTATGCCATATACTACTGTACTGTACTACAGTATggaaacacattcaaacatgaagCTGATTGGTTACCTAATCAGCACTCAGAAAAATACAAGTGAACTCAGGAGTTAACTGGGACTAGTGCTGTGCAGTGTGCTAAGCAAGAGATgccaaatatgtttttaaataattatttttaagtaATAAAATGCTGTCCTCTGTCAGATTTACtaaatgctttcattttcatttcatttcatactTCATTCATTGGCTCAGGAAGCTTGAAGTCCTGTGACTGAGCTTCACTGAGCCACACAAGGCTACCTCTTCCACCAGGCATGGGAATGTTAACAGTGCCCAACTACAGTGTGCAGTTGATGACCAATGACCAGTTCACTAGAGAGTAAACTACTGGAGGGCCTATATCTCTAATACTTTAACTGAGACAGCAGAGAGACAGTAGGGCAGATACTGTCTCAGCATGAAGGCCTGTAGCCTGATGTTTGAATACATGTGACCAATGAATAGCCATCTGTGTGCATAAGTTGTTTTATTGTGCAGGATTGGTAGTTAATTCCATCAGCACTGGAGCCAGGAGCCTGTACTCAGGATGCTGGTACAGTAGCTATTTTGCTGAAGCGGTCAAACATAAACCATTTCTTTATAGAACATATGTTTACCTTTCTTGAGGATATTGATGTCgcaacatttacacacagctaaTTTTTTTGCATACAGTGTATTGTGTTCATTTCCATTTAATGTagtaaaagttattttttgATTCTGAATTGGTCATTGTGTatgtgagactgtgtgtgcagctgtaaAACTGTTAGTCCGGTGGCTTAAACCAAAATACACCCCTGCTGTATGGATAATAATGAATACAGTAGGGATGTATTTTATTGACTGTAATTATATGAATTACAGTGTTTTCATCTGGAACACTCACTGACTTGATAAGTGGAGCCAGACATGGGTCTTTACAGGGACTTTTAGATGAGCTTTCATGCTAACTGAGCTAAGTTTTGTATCTAGCTGTCCCTGTTAGCGGTTACTGTTGTTTCCTAGTAGGGTGTTTAGATGCTGCCTTGTTTTGCACAAAATGCTTTGTCTTAAAGTTGAATCTTTATCGAAATCAGGaccatgttttatatttaacatttatatttaatatttaatttgtcctcctcctccctcagaaaaattaaaaactgccaCAGAGGTGATTGCAGAGAATCTCGGAAAGAATTGGCGAAAACTCGGCCGCAAACTAGGTTTGACTGAAACCCGGCTGGACTCCATCTCTACCAGACACCCCTCAGATCTACAGGAGACGGCAATGGAGCTGCTCAAGGAGTGGAGGAAGGATCAAAGAGCTGACGCCCAAGTAAAGAAGCTGATCGATGCTTTGAGAGCATGCCAGATGAACTTGACTGCTGATAAAGTAGAGAAAAAGATTTGCATGCTTCCAGCCTAATCTATATTATTAAAGATTTACACCTCAGCATGCTCTCTTAAACTGAGAATTGTTATTCAAGAAAACAGCAATCCAAATTAGTTCAAATCATTCAGGCACTGATTAATTCTCTCTCTTGTCAGCTTGATCTTCAGttgtttggagaaaaaaataataaaccaaaTAAAGATCATTCAATTAAAGGGAAGATGCAGTTGAATTAATCTTACAATGCAATACCTACCATTGGAAATATAATATCAAAAGCTCCTTATCAGTTAATATAATACAGAGAAACGTGTACATTACAAAATATAACTTGTTTCTTTATGTGCTGATACATTTATTATTAGAAggaagttgttgtttttgggcTCTTGCTTTGCGAACGAAAAACTGTTTTCAGTAAAAATTGTTGTTACTTGTTGATATACTGTTGCTGTTTAGTTGATAAAAGTaaatttagatattttttttaatgaatggaaTACCTGGAGCTTTAGTTAAGTTTTATACAAAGtgcagaaaagaggaaaaaatatttcattttaagccGCTGGGCTCTAACTTCATTTTGAGAGACAAATCGGTGTGGTGTTGATCTTCTTATCAGTTCTTCAAAAGCTGAATTCAAGATGATGTTTTTTGATTCATAATTTAAATGAATAGGTGAGAATTAATTATACAAGCTTATTTTTCAagttaaatgtaaataaaaagatatTGTAAATTTTGGGTCGTTGTCcctttgcattttattaaaCAGACAGCGTTACATTTTAACGCTTTTGATTCTATAACTCCAAATGCCCCGATAATCCACGTCCTTCCTGGCaggctgtgatgtcatcaaggtGGCAGGTCATATGTCCAAGGTGCAGTTTCTGCAGAGGAAATTAATCTTATgaataaagccttttttttaaggTCCAAAATGGAGCTGACAGATTATTACTGTGTGAATCTTCTATGTATGTTGACCTTAACATTAAAGGAGGGGTCTGCATTTTCAGGTCTACCTAAAACACTAGTTTTTAATGTTGAATGTAAGCAATGGGTCCAAAAAgttttctgtgtgaaaatgtggggaaaaaagtgtcataattcttttatatatatagagagagagaaaattctATCTTTGCATGTGTTCAGACAATAAACACTGTCTTGGAAAACTGTTACAAGCCACTTTTTATGACTATGGTaacattttcaattttatttacatagcgccaaatcacatcACTTGTACTTTATGTtggaaggtaaagaccctacaatattagagagacagtcccaacaatcagatgacccctgtgaccctgtgggccctgaaagctgaaggctctgcctgtcattctacttttaagtatcctaagaaccacaagtcaacagtctgagagtgaagtgctctattggggtgatacagtactaagaggtctttaagataagatggggcgtGATAATTGAGTAAAAAAGATTTTATagtctattctagatttaacaaggagccaataaagagaagccaatatgggagaaatctgctctctctttctagtccctgtcagtactctagctgcagcattttggatcagctgaaggcttttcagggagcttttaggacagcctgataataatgaattacaaaagTCCAGCCtataagtaataaatgcatgaaatagcttttcagcatcactctgagaaaggatgtttctaactttagaaatattgctcaaatacaacaaagcagtcctacatatgtgtttatgtttatcTACATTTATGttcattgaaggacatatcctggtcaaaaatgattccCAGGTTCCTCACAGCagtactggaggccaaggtaatgccatccagattaAGTATCTTTTTGGATACCACGTTTCTatgctcagttttatttgaatttaaaagctggaaattagaggtcacctaggtctttgtgtttttaaaacatgcCTGTAGTTTAACTCTTAGAAACAATGCGATGCTTAAAACCACAACACTTCTGGTTGTATGGAAAAAACAGCAGTCTTGGGTGTTCACCCTGATCTCTGGCCTAAGTGGCTCTTGTTGTAGTATGGCTGCAGATGGTGCTCTTTCCTCTTTTGAGGAAATTCAGCGTAAacctgctgagctgcagtgtaGAAGGACAGCAACACAAAATTCCTACATGAGACTGGCTTTCATTTTAGCAGATATCTACATGATTTATCTAACTCAGCCTGCTGAGGGGATTTTGATGCAAGAATTTGAGTTTTTAAAGTGAATTTACTTTGCTGACATTACagagtcatttttttttggatgttttgCTGTTTGTCCTCACTGCAGTATACTTACAGCACTGATAGAGTCTGTTCAACCTATCAATGTCATTCTTGCTCATCTCGGTGGCCTTGCCCATGGATACATTGCTGTCGGGAATGGGCACCATAGTGGGTAGGTTGTTCTTGGAGAAGGCATACCTGCAGACAGATGAGGTTGGTTTTGATTAAGTCGATGCATCATATCATACCTTTAAAAGCTGCGGCTTTACTGTTCCTGAATGCTCTTGTATAAGAAGGTATTCACAGACATGGGAGTTTCCTGAGGTCAGCCAGTAAGTTATGATTCTGCTGAGCCTCCGCTCTGGTCTGCTAGCAGTAGGCCATGTAATGTAGGATACATGCTTTTTGGTGTCCTCATGTGACAATAGTCAGGAACACCAAAATTCCACAATCACACAGAGGTTGTTTGGATTTACATGCAACCACAACTCCCTTGTGGTTGAAGAAACTTTAAAGTACTGAagtagatgtaaaaaaaaaagcatgcaagTAAAAGTACATGCTTCTTACCTCTCGTATTGCATGACTGAGTTGTAGTCATAAGGAGTTCCCTGGTTCAGAGTAGCAATCTTATTGAAGTTGTGCTCCATGCCTGCAAGGATGAGAAAATATATGTTCATGAGGTACGTGGAACAGAATATCTATCAAATCACTTAATCACCTAATAATAACCTTAAATGGGACCACATTCAATGAATGCTTTAATAATAGaatacactgctcaaataattaaaggaacactttttaatgagagtttagcatcaagccAGTTAAATGTCtgtgatattgatctggtcagtagcagagggggttgttcatcagtttcagctactttggtgttcatgagattaacaacaggtgcactagagaggcaacaatgagacaccccccaaacagggatggttttacaggtggaagccactgacattttcccctcctcatcttttttgactgtttttcattagttgtgcatttggctagggtcagtgtcactactggtaacacgagcactgccagagctaaaaaatgacctccagcagccactggtgtgagtGGGGCCTCTgttcactgcccggcaccgtggagcctgatggGTATTTGCCATAGAACACCAGAACTGACAGGTCCATCACAGACACCCCACCACTGTcagacatgcatacaagcatgtgggggccatacataCCGTTCTGagttgcaatgaaattttggacCAGGCTGCTGcgtcatttttttcactttgattttcacagtgagtgtctttgaattcagtcctcTGCAGGCTGATCATTTTCACTTCCATCAAATAATGTTtgatcctttcattcctaaaatATTACCAAACATTACACGACCTTATCcaacaggatttttttccatTGAGATCAGAGGTGTTTTTAAagtcttcctttaatttttttgagcagtatattaaGTGAAACTAAAACAAGGTTTGGAAAATGAGTAaaccaaacaaattaaaaattaactAAAGTAATAACAAAcattaattaaacattttatccAATAAAAACAGTTCAAATGACCCGACCTGCTCAGAAAATAGCTAAAATgcactaaatggtaaatggattggTACCTATAGTCTTTTCTGAACACTCAAAGGGCCTTTTACTATAAGCCTGAATAACGCATTCACACATAAATTCATACAGAGTTTTATTCTAAAGTTGTATTAATTTTTCTTGATGGATTACACCATCATctgatctttttcttttatcttttgtcTGAGTTTGTAGCTTCAGAGCATCTTCCTCTCTAAAAGTTTGTCTTTATTACCCCCTGCATTACCTCAGTGGAATCCCTCTCAACTTCATTTAGATGATTCTTTCTCTAGAACTGCTTTGGCTTTTAAACcacttggaaacaaaataaaaattaggaCAGGAAATGGTGAATCTGTCTGACCTTGAATGATGTTTTCCCAGTACACCCTGATGTAATTGTCCCTGTCAGAACGGGTCTGTTCATGATTGAAGCCAAGGGCGTGGAGCAGTTCATGCTGGACAGTGTTGTGGTAAAGACAGCCCTGACGGCTTAGAGACACAGTCTGAGCGCCACCCTGGCGACCCACATAGGAGTAACAACTGTTAACAtagaaaaatacagcaaaatttAGAAATCACAAAAGGTTTCATTAACATGTACAACTGGAAGGCAAGTGATGCTTTACAGTCCTTGTAGAACAACAATAATGTATTTGAACATGCGATGCATTATTTTGAATTCTTTCTCCTCTATTGATTCAAGTGGTCACTTGTTGGCTAGTTAAAGTGTTATTGGTCCTTAAAACATTGAGTTTTCcaagttttcttttattataaatttatgaAAGGGAAAGGTGTGAtgctggggtggctgtagctcagtaggtagagcaggtcacctactgatcggaaggtcagtggttcaattcctggctactgcgggctgcatgccaatgtatccttgggcaagatacttaaccccaagttgctctccgaccattccgtcggagtatgaatgtgagtgaatgttagataattaaagcacttagctaaTTaaataatcatggaagtgcttgtatgaatgggtgtgcatgggtaaatgtaaaatgtgttgtataagtgctttgagtgctcatatctgagtagaaaagcgctatataagaactagtccatttaccatttactttaaAACTGCAAAAGAAAATTTACAATCACTGgataggctttttttttatatatcccACTGATCGCTGTACAGGTGAAGCACAAGGTTTCTTGAAGGTATCAGTTTTGCTCAGACTCTGAGTTTTACCCATTTCTGGACTCAATGCTCAGCCATTCATGATCCCCATTCTGGTAGGGTCTGAAACGGATGCAGGAAACTGAAGAGAAGGACTCCAGTCCACGAGTGATGATGGCGATCTCACGGGAGGCTGGAATGATAAATACATCCGGTGAACACCATTCTAACCACAGCTTCCtcatattatctcagtaagcTTTGCACTGTGTGTAGTCGGTTCTTCTACTTTTAATATTCTTCTAAGAAAAATGTTCTTCCTCAGTTTATAATCATGTTTAAAGAGATGTATTTTACATCACACATATGTGAGGTCATTGAGACTTTCAGTACTTACTTGTGACTTGGAAACAATGAGTGTGTGTTGAGTGATGGTTTTAAATGTCTTGCCCTTTTGGCAGGgtggggtcgtctgattgttggggatttctctgtattattgtagggtctttacattacaaatataaagcaccttgaggtgactgttgttgtcaTTTGGGCTATACAAATGAAACTGAAGTAAATTGGCAACAATGTGGTGGAACACCCGAGATCAGTTCACTAACAGTTACACAGGATGGGGTTtgagaaaatatatttaaagtaaaTGCAGAAAACAATCCCAACTATTACAGTACTGCTGATGTGAAAGTAACATTTAGTTTAAGATGTGAGCCATTTTAAATGTCTTCTTGTACAATTGGGTAGTTTAATCACCTATACAGTAAAGTGcttataatattttatattcatttgTAAAATGAAGGTTAATTGCATAAAAGGGTAGGGTCCTGAATGTtataaaatgttacaaaaataatttagtgtaACGATGGATCATTGTCCACCAGACACAAAGAATATATAACATTAGCCTCTTctgtaaaaaaacaatacaaaacagaaaacctgcTTACAGTAGTGGTTGGCGATGTAGTACGGGACGTAGACTTTCCCATCACTCCACTTTAACCACATACAGCCTCTGGCAGTACAGGGGTCAGCATTTCTGTCAGCTCCAGATTTGATAGCAATGTCACCTTCAACCAAGGTAGGCTCATCAATGTCCGGTTCTGCAAGACCAACAGAGGTGTGTGACTATCTTTGAAATGGATAATAGCAGTGGTGTCCCTGCCATCATCAGTTATATAAAAAATTGATGAAAGTTCATATCAGCAGAAAAAAAGACCACCTA contains:
- the LOC115777288 gene encoding high choriolytic enzyme 1-like; amino-acid sequence: MLSFSPRRGREQYKISLCDRKTLTLQALRSGATMLVFSWSLVTLLLVSTSWAEKEVSTTEEDTHSQLSVSELLERANRNRKPDIDEPTLVEGDIAIKSGADRNADPCTARGCMWLKWSDGKVYVPYYIANHYSSREIAIITRGLESFSSVSCIRFRPYQNGDHEWLSIESRNGCYSYVGRQGGAQTVSLSRQGCLYHNTVQHELLHALGFNHEQTRSDRDNYIRVYWENIIQGMEHNFNKIATLNQGTPYDYNSVMQYERYAFSKNNLPTMVPIPDSNVSMGKATEMSKNDIDRLNRLYQC
- the fadd gene encoding FAS-associated death domain protein; the protein is MECFQFNKVLLEISNELSSSQLEQLKFLLRDKNFGKKVLENIDNGLKLFELMKERNYLAADKTELLLNLLKDIKRQDLAEKINNFIIQPDPNYGLDEAEEEKLKTATEVIAENLGKNWRKLGRKLGLTETRLDSISTRHPSDLQETAMELLKEWRKDQRADAQVKKLIDALRACQMNLTADKVEKKICMLPA